One window of Dehalobacterium formicoaceticum genomic DNA carries:
- a CDS encoding glycine betaine uptake BCCT transporter — MSNGQDSKNRSVLYVSATLALLFVAFSIFLPTQMSKAANAVLAFLTTNFGWLYLLSVFIFTLTVYSIAFSRFGKIKLGKDDERPEFNNFQWFTMLFGGGMGIGLVFWSVAEPMIHYVSPPVGQGGTIEAMLLAMRLVFNDFGIHVWIIYTICGLALGYFQYRKDLPCLISSAFYPLLGDRIYGPIGKAIDILAVFATIFGVSTSLGLGSSQIANGLQYIWGIESSPGLTAVIIAAMTAIFTLATVSGLHKAMQVVADAKVWLSIAFMVFLFLFGGTVFIMNIFTHTLGDYLQNFIGQSLWMGNVEWAEAWPVFYRAWYIAWAGFVGQFIARVSRGRTIREFILAVTLLPAGFSFVFLAIFGGAAFNLDALSNGAIQAAVNTDYTTALFATLQQLPFYAITAPLAIVLIVASFVGAANSATYVLGMLTSGGDMNPSKKLRSFWGIAQGAVTIMLILVGGTAAIKTLQTASIAAAFPFMLIMLVMCYSIYKALSEEPL; from the coding sequence ATGTCAAATGGTCAAGACTCAAAAAACCGTTCTGTTTTATACGTTTCGGCGACTCTAGCTTTACTGTTTGTAGCATTTAGTATATTTCTGCCCACTCAAATGAGCAAAGCGGCAAATGCAGTGTTAGCATTTTTAACTACCAATTTTGGCTGGTTGTATCTTCTGTCAGTATTTATCTTTACATTAACTGTCTATAGCATTGCCTTTAGCCGCTTTGGCAAAATCAAGCTGGGAAAAGATGATGAACGGCCGGAATTCAACAACTTCCAGTGGTTTACCATGCTTTTCGGCGGCGGTATGGGGATCGGTCTGGTCTTTTGGTCGGTTGCTGAACCAATGATACATTACGTATCTCCTCCCGTTGGTCAGGGCGGAACCATAGAGGCCATGTTATTAGCCATGCGCCTCGTATTTAATGATTTCGGTATCCATGTTTGGATCATTTATACGATTTGCGGTTTAGCCTTGGGATACTTCCAGTATCGGAAAGATCTTCCTTGTTTGATCAGTTCGGCTTTTTACCCACTCTTGGGGGATCGCATTTACGGACCTATCGGAAAAGCCATTGATATTCTGGCAGTGTTTGCCACCATATTTGGTGTGTCGACCAGTTTGGGTTTGGGTTCCAGTCAGATAGCCAACGGTTTGCAGTATATCTGGGGGATTGAGTCGTCACCGGGGCTGACTGCTGTCATTATCGCAGCCATGACGGCTATCTTTACCCTGGCTACTGTCTCCGGGCTGCACAAGGCCATGCAGGTTGTTGCCGACGCCAAAGTTTGGCTTTCAATTGCTTTTATGGTGTTTTTATTCCTGTTCGGCGGCACGGTTTTCATCATGAATATTTTTACCCATACTCTTGGCGATTATCTGCAAAACTTTATTGGCCAGAGTTTGTGGATGGGCAACGTTGAATGGGCTGAAGCGTGGCCGGTATTCTACAGAGCCTGGTATATTGCCTGGGCGGGGTTTGTAGGCCAATTCATCGCCCGGGTCTCCAGAGGGCGTACCATTCGCGAATTCATTTTAGCAGTAACCTTGCTCCCTGCCGGTTTCTCCTTCGTTTTTCTGGCGATTTTCGGCGGAGCCGCCTTCAATTTGGATGCGCTTTCCAATGGTGCTATCCAGGCAGCCGTTAATACTGATTATACAACAGCTTTGTTTGCAACGCTTCAACAATTGCCCTTTTATGCGATTACTGCCCCCCTGGCCATTGTCCTGATTGTGGCATCTTTTGTCGGTGCAGCCAACTCCGCTACTTATGTTCTTGGCATGCTGACTTCGGGCGGGGATATGAACCCCAGCAAAAAATTGCGCAGTTTCTGGGGTATTGCACAAGGGGCTGTTACCATCATGTTGATTTTGGTGGGCGGTACTGCGGCAATTAAAACCCTGCAAACGGCTTCTATTGCGGCAGCTTTCCCATTCATGTTGATTATGCTTGTTATGTGTTACAGCATCTACAAAGCACTGAGTGAAGAACCCCTTTAA
- a CDS encoding GntR family transcriptional regulator codes for MAIMPKYEKKSLSDIVVSYVKNRILSGSLKSGDKLIESEISSELRISRAPVREAMRILNEQGSVSFSPRKGNQVLEMSPKEILEIFEIRISLEIQVLNILVTQNILQEGDYQKLENLTLQLLDGEQLCSKDEERVFLLNTLDLSFHRYLWNASESRRRMQILEGLFYQLLLVMNQNIVSLGSFEEKAQEHLRIINALKTKQLPIVLEEFQQHMHKYIEITLGDNMQLLPDFLTGIKPGKDQSN; via the coding sequence ATGGCGATTATGCCGAAATACGAGAAGAAGAGCTTGAGCGATATCGTTGTTTCTTATGTAAAAAACAGAATTTTGTCCGGCTCATTAAAAAGCGGCGACAAATTGATTGAATCCGAAATCTCCAGCGAGTTAAGAATCAGCCGCGCGCCCGTGCGCGAAGCGATGCGAATTCTGAATGAACAAGGGAGTGTCTCTTTTTCACCGAGAAAGGGCAATCAGGTTCTGGAAATGAGCCCAAAAGAGATTTTGGAGATATTTGAGATCCGTATCTCCCTGGAAATACAGGTATTGAATATACTTGTCACTCAAAATATACTTCAAGAGGGGGATTACCAGAAATTAGAGAATCTTACGTTGCAGTTGCTGGATGGCGAACAACTATGCAGTAAAGATGAAGAACGTGTATTTTTATTGAATACATTGGATTTGTCTTTTCATCGCTACTTATGGAATGCTTCTGAAAGCCGCCGGCGTATGCAGATTCTGGAGGGATTGTTTTACCAGCTTCTGCTTGTGATGAACCAAAATATTGTGTCCTTGGGCTCCTTTGAGGAGAAGGCACAGGAGCATTTACGGATAATTAATGCATTGAAAACAAAACAATTGCCGATTGTTTTAGAGGAATTCCAGCAACATATGCACAAATATATTGAAATAACCCTTGGAGACAACATGCAATTGCTTCCTGATTTTTTAACAGGAATAAAGCCCGGGAAAGATCAAAGCAATTAA
- the allB gene encoding allantoinase AllB, whose amino-acid sequence MKWDHVVKNGLLVDGEKTYPGNIYIQNEKIAAITQGDLPGEAREVTDARGCHVFPGFIDIHVHSREGVLGTSPKEDFYHASMAAAIGGLTTIFDMPNINPPISNAENLKNQVKNFTPKAFVDFALWGICLGKLNMDQLEQLSSAGAIAFKFFWGYAIDTKTFQLVYNYHPSMEHLIPPLDEGEIYQVFQKVAQTGKVLAIHAENFALIQALTQEVAKSGAKDYEAFLKGRPNLAEETTIQTGISFAKEAGTKLHILHVTTKEGVGLIREARAKGYPITGETCPHYLYLCDEDFPRLGSLMKVYPPIRRREDQEMLWRGLNEGTLPVLSSDHAPHTEEEKKLDLWQAPAGITGVETMVPLMLHGVNQGKLTVNQLAKLLSEHPARIFGLYPEKGSLQVGTDADLTLVDLKLETRIKKEKLHSKTKVTPYEGMKLQGAPVQTIVRGKTVAKDGEIVGIPGGKFIHS is encoded by the coding sequence ATGAAGTGGGATCATGTGGTGAAAAACGGACTCCTGGTAGATGGGGAAAAAACCTATCCGGGAAATATCTATATCCAAAATGAAAAAATTGCGGCCATTACCCAAGGCGATCTGCCCGGGGAAGCCCGGGAGGTGACAGATGCCCGGGGGTGCCATGTCTTTCCCGGGTTTATTGATATCCATGTCCACTCTCGGGAGGGAGTTCTGGGCACCAGTCCCAAGGAAGATTTTTATCATGCCTCCATGGCTGCCGCTATTGGTGGTTTGACCACGATTTTTGATATGCCTAATATTAATCCGCCCATTTCCAATGCTGAAAATTTGAAAAACCAGGTTAAAAATTTCACTCCGAAAGCCTTTGTGGATTTCGCTCTGTGGGGGATTTGTCTTGGAAAGCTGAACATGGATCAATTAGAGCAGTTAAGTTCTGCCGGAGCCATTGCTTTTAAGTTTTTTTGGGGTTATGCCATTGACACTAAAACCTTTCAACTGGTTTATAATTATCATCCCTCTATGGAGCATCTGATTCCCCCTTTGGATGAAGGGGAAATTTATCAAGTGTTTCAAAAGGTGGCCCAAACGGGCAAGGTGCTGGCCATTCACGCGGAAAACTTTGCTTTGATTCAAGCCTTAACCCAGGAAGTGGCAAAGAGCGGAGCAAAAGATTATGAGGCATTTCTTAAAGGACGGCCCAATCTTGCGGAGGAAACCACGATTCAGACGGGGATTTCCTTTGCCAAAGAGGCAGGAACCAAGCTGCATATTTTGCATGTCACCACCAAAGAAGGGGTAGGCTTGATTAGGGAGGCGCGAGCTAAAGGTTATCCCATCACCGGGGAAACATGCCCTCATTATTTGTATTTATGTGATGAGGATTTTCCCCGCCTTGGGTCACTGATGAAGGTTTATCCTCCTATCCGCCGCAGGGAGGATCAGGAGATGCTCTGGCGGGGTTTGAATGAAGGCACTTTGCCGGTGCTCAGCTCCGACCATGCGCCCCATACGGAGGAAGAAAAAAAACTGGACTTATGGCAGGCTCCTGCGGGGATCACCGGCGTGGAAACCATGGTGCCGCTGATGCTTCACGGTGTTAACCAAGGGAAGCTTACCGTCAATCAATTAGCCAAGCTTTTATCGGAGCATCCTGCACGAATTTTTGGTCTTTATCCGGAGAAGGGTTCCCTGCAAGTAGGCACTGATGCCGATTTAACCCTTGTGGATCTAAAGCTTGAAACCAGGATCAAAAAAGAAAAATTACATAGTAAAACCAAGGTCACTCCCTATGAGGGGATGAAGCTGCAGGGTGCACCGGTGCAAACCATTGTCCGGGGCAAGACCGTGGCGAAAGATGGAGAAATTGTGGGCATACCCGGGGGGAAATTCATTCATTCCTGA
- the ltrA gene encoding group II intron reverse transcriptase/maturase, whose translation METKLARIAEVAKMHQQEKFTSLAHLINEETIKQCHDGMNGKKAAGVDQKTKADYELNLDANVQDLIERMKRQAYKPQPVRRTYIPKPGSDKKRPLGIPAYEDKLVQAVLAQILNAIYEQDFLECSFGFRPDRGCHDALKVLNKIVNKRRINYVVDTDVKGFFDNVDQGWLMKFLEHRIADPNILRLIARFLKSGIVEAGITYDTPEGTPQGGVVSPILGNVYLHYVLDLWFEKRVRKICKGQAYMVRYADDSVFCFEYEEDARTFYTELIVRLRKFNLEVAEEKTKIVCLNERKGNKHNDKDDGGPGRKHTNSSFDFLGFTHYLWVSDKGVKYIRRKTSKKKFRASLLRCKEWIRNNRHMPSKDFMKKLRIKLQGYCRYYGITGNREAVSNYIDEVKRLVYKWLNRRSQRKSFNWDKFNLFLRKYPLPKPQTYVNIFELGAGQGYVL comes from the coding sequence ATGGAAACGAAACTGGCAAGGATAGCAGAAGTAGCGAAAATGCATCAGCAAGAAAAGTTTACATCACTGGCCCACCTTATTAATGAAGAGACAATCAAACAATGCCATGATGGAATGAATGGTAAGAAGGCAGCCGGAGTAGATCAGAAGACGAAAGCGGATTATGAATTAAATCTGGACGCTAATGTGCAAGATCTCATAGAACGAATGAAACGGCAAGCCTACAAACCTCAACCAGTAAGGAGAACTTACATCCCTAAGCCGGGAAGTGACAAGAAAAGACCCCTTGGAATCCCAGCATATGAAGATAAACTAGTACAGGCGGTCCTTGCGCAGATACTCAATGCTATATATGAACAAGATTTTCTAGAATGTTCATTTGGATTTAGACCTGATCGAGGATGTCATGATGCTTTGAAAGTGCTGAATAAAATCGTCAACAAGAGGAGAATCAATTATGTAGTTGACACAGATGTAAAAGGATTCTTTGACAATGTTGACCAGGGATGGCTCATGAAATTCTTAGAGCATAGGATAGCAGACCCTAATATATTAAGACTCATCGCACGATTTCTAAAGTCCGGTATAGTTGAGGCAGGCATAACTTATGATACACCTGAGGGAACCCCTCAGGGAGGAGTCGTATCCCCCATTCTTGGGAATGTTTACCTGCATTACGTACTAGATTTATGGTTTGAGAAACGGGTCAGGAAAATCTGCAAAGGACAAGCCTACATGGTAAGGTATGCTGACGACAGTGTATTTTGCTTCGAATACGAAGAGGATGCCAGGACATTCTATACTGAGTTGATAGTACGGTTGAGGAAATTTAACTTAGAAGTGGCAGAAGAAAAGACGAAGATTGTTTGTCTCAATGAACGTAAGGGTAATAAACACAACGATAAGGATGATGGGGGACCCGGTAGAAAACATACCAATAGCTCATTTGATTTCCTGGGATTCACACATTATCTTTGGGTCAGTGACAAAGGCGTTAAGTACATTCGAAGGAAGACGAGTAAGAAGAAATTTAGGGCTAGTCTCCTTCGGTGTAAGGAATGGATAAGAAACAATCGACATATGCCCAGTAAAGACTTCATGAAGAAGCTAAGAATTAAGCTACAGGGATACTGTCGATATTATGGTATTACAGGCAATAGGGAAGCAGTCTCAAATTACATCGATGAAGTCAAGAGATTGGTATACAAATGGCTAAATCGGAGAAGTCAACGTAAGAGTTTCAATTGGGACAAATTTAACCTATTTCTTAGGAAGTATCCATTACCGAAACCGCAAACCTATGTAAACATATTCGAGTTAGGAGCAGGTCAAGGCTATGTTCTGTAA
- the pyrB gene encoding aspartate carbamoyltransferase codes for MGGAVITVAESETNQISSTAKGETIQDAISVIDGYADVIVIRNPVTGTADRAAQAALHPVINGGDGSGQHPTQGLLDIYTIMKAKGRVEGLTIALVGDLKYGRTVHSLVDFFALYGCDLILASPEALKMPPEIVRNLRAGGINVKEIDSLKEAVADADVLYVTRVQKERFPIVAEYDQVKDLFIVDQDLLREAKEGMIILHPLPRVNEIALEVDSYPGALYFQQAHNGLFVRMAILALVTGSVL; via the coding sequence TTGGGCGGTGCTGTTATCACCGTGGCTGAATCGGAAACCAATCAAATTTCCTCCACTGCCAAGGGGGAAACCATTCAAGATGCCATTAGCGTCATTGACGGATACGCCGATGTGATCGTGATCAGAAACCCGGTTACCGGCACCGCGGACCGGGCAGCCCAGGCAGCCCTGCATCCGGTGATTAACGGCGGCGATGGCTCCGGGCAGCATCCCACCCAAGGACTTTTGGATATCTATACTATTATGAAAGCAAAAGGCCGGGTAGAAGGATTAACCATTGCTCTGGTGGGTGATTTGAAATATGGCCGCACAGTTCATTCTTTAGTCGATTTCTTTGCTCTTTATGGCTGCGATCTGATTCTGGCCTCTCCCGAAGCACTGAAAATGCCGCCGGAGATTGTCAGGAACCTGAGAGCAGGGGGCATCAATGTCAAAGAAATCGATTCTTTAAAAGAAGCCGTTGCTGATGCAGATGTGTTATATGTCACCCGGGTGCAAAAAGAACGCTTCCCCATTGTAGCTGAATATGATCAGGTCAAGGATCTGTTCATTGTGGATCAGGATTTGCTTCGGGAGGCCAAGGAAGGCATGATCATCTTACATCCTTTGCCCAGGGTCAACGAAATTGCCTTGGAAGTGGATTCTTACCCGGGGGCGCTGTATTTTCAGCAGGCCCATAACGGGTTATTTGTGCGCATGGCGATTTTGGCCCTTGTTACAGGCAGCGTCCTTTAG
- a CDS encoding DUF5665 domain-containing protein, which yields MLDKHLEKKLDQLSLYMEKMKLAEYVDLLHDTKRLLWVNLISGVARGFGIAIGFTILGAVAFLILQHLVGLNLPLIGDFIAELMNYVQESKGLRVR from the coding sequence ATTTTGGATAAGCATTTAGAAAAAAAGTTGGATCAACTGTCCTTGTATATGGAAAAAATGAAGCTGGCGGAATACGTAGACCTGCTGCATGATACCAAAAGATTGCTTTGGGTCAATTTAATCTCCGGAGTAGCCCGGGGATTTGGCATTGCCATTGGTTTTACAATTTTAGGTGCCGTTGCCTTTTTGATTTTGCAGCATCTGGTCGGTTTAAATCTGCCATTAATCGGGGATTTTATCGCAGAATTAATGAATTACGTCCAGGAAAGCAAAGGGTTAAGAGTGCGCTAA
- a CDS encoding TraR/DksA C4-type zinc finger protein — translation MDQNKLACFRAQLLEEKEELKRSIESISQGLDDPMASSIGELSMYDNHPADIGDELFERSKDLSLRDSAQIQYQNVMRALEKIDNHTYGICAQCGTPIDRERLEAMPSTDLCFQCKKEQTGPDRTPRPIEEQVIQPPFGNHVDGSSEQNAFDGEDAWQAVARFGTADTPQDLGEGSDAQYPNVYEHWEEDRGGVTDVDQIPYVRSRDGIIHQDFS, via the coding sequence TTGGATCAAAATAAATTAGCATGTTTCCGTGCCCAACTCTTAGAGGAGAAGGAAGAACTTAAGAGGAGTATCGAAAGCATCAGCCAGGGATTAGACGACCCGATGGCTTCTTCCATCGGTGAATTATCCATGTATGATAATCATCCGGCAGATATTGGAGATGAATTATTTGAACGGAGCAAGGATCTTTCCCTGAGAGATAGTGCCCAAATCCAGTATCAAAATGTAATGAGGGCTTTAGAAAAAATCGATAACCATACTTATGGCATTTGTGCTCAGTGTGGGACGCCCATTGATAGGGAAAGACTGGAAGCCATGCCTTCAACAGATTTATGTTTCCAGTGTAAAAAGGAGCAAACAGGACCGGACCGTACTCCCCGCCCCATAGAAGAGCAAGTGATTCAACCGCCTTTCGGAAACCATGTCGATGGTTCTTCCGAACAGAACGCCTTTGACGGGGAAGATGCCTGGCAGGCTGTGGCCCGCTTTGGTACCGCCGACACGCCTCAGGATCTGGGAGAAGGCAGCGATGCTCAATATCCTAATGTCTATGAGCATTGGGAAGAGGATCGGGGTGGGGTGACAGATGTGGATCAGATCCCCTATGTTCGTTCCCGGGATGGGATTATTCATCAGGATTTTAGCTAG